Genomic DNA from Acidimicrobiales bacterium:
TTGGCCGCGGCTCTGCCCGCATCGTCGAGCTGGTCGGCCTGATCGCCGAGCAGCTCGGCCGCCGGCACGGCCAGCGCCGGAACCTTGGCCATGAGGTCGACGTAGTCGCCGATCGGTACGTCGTCGCCCGACGACGCAACGATGTCGCCCTCGAACGCATCGGCGACCTGACGAATGCCCTCACCGGACAGGCGGCGCTTGAACAGCTCGACGATCGCGGAGCGCATCAGGTGATCGATGACCTCGCCGTCGCGGCCTTCGTCGAGGGCCTCGATCTCGATCTTGCCTGCCGTCGACGCGATCAACGCATCGAGGTCGCTGACCCGTGGCACCACGGTGCCGGAGTCGAGACCGGCCTCGCCCATGCGGAGCGAACGGCGAACGGCCGCTGCTGCCAGGGTTTCGAGGTTCGACACCGTGAGCCGCACCGAGACACCCGACGCCTGGTTGATGTGGCCGCTGCCCCGAGCGGCGTGGGTGAAGGTGGCGATGAGTTCGGCCATGAAGTCCGGAATGAAGACCGCCGGACCGTCGTCGGGCAGGTTCGCTTCCTGCAGGGCGATCTCGACCTCGGTGTTGATGTCGAGGGGATAGTGGGTGCGGATCTGGGCGCCGAAGCGGTCCTTCAGCGGGGTGATCATGCGGCCGCGGTTGGTGTAGTCCTCGGGGTTGGCCGAGGCGACGAGCATGACATCGATCGGCAGCCGCACCTTGTAGCCGCGGACCTGCACATCGCGCTCCTCGAGCACGTTCAGCAAACCGACCTGGATGCGCTCGGCGAGGTCGGGGAGTTCGTTGATGGCGAACACGCCCCGGTTGGTTCTCGGGACGAGGCCGTAGTGGAGCGTGAGCTCGTCGGACAGGTACCGACCCTCGGCCACCTTGATGGGGTCGACCTCACCGATCAGGTCGGCGATCGAGGTGTCGGGTGTTGCCAACTTCTCGCCGAAACGGTCGGAACGATGCACCCACGCGATCGGAGTGTCGTCGCCCTCGGAGGCGATGAGGTCCATCGCGTAGCGCGACACAGGATTCGTCGGGTCGTCGTTGATCTCGGATCCGGCGACGATCGGCATCCACTCATCGAGCAGGTTGGTGAGCGAGCGGATCATCCTGGTCTTCGCCTGCCCGCGCTCACCCAGGAACACGATGTCGTGTCCGGCCAGGATTGCGTGTTCCAGCTGGGGAATGACCGTGTGCTCGTAGCCCTGCACACCGGGGAACAGGTCGTCGCCGGCTGCCATGCGGGCGAGGGTGTTCTGCCGGATCTCTTCCTTCACCGAGCGAGAGACCCAGCCGGACTCGAGGAGCTCGGCCAGCGTCGATACATCAGGATGGTTAGCCACGGACGCCGACCCTAGACGGCCCGAGCGACGAACGTCATGCCGGGCGGATGGTGGCAACAGGTCGGCGCCACACCTGCACCGCACGACCGGCGACACCGGGCACCGGCCGGCCAGCGACACTCGGGCACCGCCCGACCGGCGACACTGGGCACCGGCCGACCGGCGACGCCGTGGGCGGAGCGGGCTATGGTCCCTTCGTGGATCTCTCGGGCTCCTGGCGGGCTGCACCGCTCGACGCCGAACTCAACAGGTCAGGTGCCGATCCCGACCTCGATGACTCTGGGTGGAACACGGTCACCGTGCCTGGCCACTGGGGCGAGACCTCGCGGTTTGCCCACGCGCAGGGGCCCTTGCTGTATCGCCGCCAGTTCGAGCACGAACCGACCGAGCCGGGCAAACGTTCGTGGCTGGCGCTCGACGGTGTGCTCGCCCAGTCCGAGATCTGGCTCGACGGCCGCTTCGTCGGCGACACGATCGGCTACTTCGTCCCGCACCAGTTCGAGATCACCGACGCGTTGAACGAACGCGACCAGCACGTCCTGGCGATCGAGGTGTCCTGCCCCGATCAGGGTGACTCGTCGTCGAAGCGCAGCCTCACCGGCTCGCTCCAGAGCGGGCCGCTCGCGCCTTCGGGCTCACCCGGTGGGATCTGGCGCCCGGTGCGCATCGAACGAACCGGACCGATCGCCATCCGCTACGCCCGTGTGATCTGTCAGGAAGCCACCGACGCCAAAGCCGTCCTCCGGGTCCGGCTCGTCGTCGACGCGCTCAGCGCGGGCGAGGCCCGCATCGACACCTCGGTCACCGGCCCCGACGGCGAGGCCGCGGGCGGCGGGGCGGAAACCCACGAGCTCGCGAGCGGCGAGAACCGGCTCGAGTGGAAGGTCGAGATCGATCAGCCGTCGCTGTGGTGGCCGGCCGCGCTCGGATCCCAGCCGCTCTACGAAGTCGGTGTCGCCATCCGCACGCCAGACAATGAGGTCAGCGATCGCCGCCACTGGCGCACCGGTCTGCGGCGGATCTCGGTCAACAACATGGTGTGGCGGGTCAATGGCGAGCGAATGTTCGTCAAGGGCGTCAGCCTCGGCCCACAGGACCGCTTCCTCGGCTCGATGGACACCGGTGTCATCGCCGATGACCTGCGATCCGTTCGCGACGCCGGGCTCGATCTCGTTCGCGTTCACGGCCACGTCGCTCGGTCCGAACTCTACGAAGCGGCCGACCGGCAGGGTGTGCTGCTGTGGCAAGACCTCCCCCTCGTCGGCCCGTACGCCACCTCCACCCGAAAGTTGGCCCGGCGCATCGCCCGCGATGTGGTCGACCTGCTCGGGCACCATCCCTCCGTGGCGGTGTGGTGTGCCCACGACGAACCCAACGGGCCGCCGCTCCCCGAGCCGAACCGCAGCGCACAGATCGAACCACCAACGGCGCGTCGCCTCGGTCGACATCTGTTTCCGAGCTGGAACCGGTCGGTTCTCGATCCCCTGCTGCGCCGCGAGATCCGCTCGGCCGACACGTCACGATCCGTGATCGTCCGATCCGGCAGCCTGCCGTTGCTCACCGATCTCTCGGCCTCCGATCCTCACCTCTGGCTGGGCTGGCATTCCGGCACCTACGAAGACCTCCCGGAGCTGATTCGCCAGTGGCCCCGGCTCGGTGCCTTCCTCGGCGGCTTCGGGTCCCAGTCGGTCACCGTTGCGGATTGGGATGAAGACGCCCCCCAGTTCGCCAGTGCACAGGCCGGCGCCTTCGACCGCTACGTGCCTCGCCGGGCCTACGCCGACGGCGAGAGCTGGGCGCTCGCCACTCGGGCCTACCAGGCCGAACTCCTGCGCTTCCACATCGAGACCATCCGGCGTCTCAAGTACTCCCCCGCCGGTGGTTTCTGCCTGCTCTCGCTGATCGATGCCGACCCCGACGGCGGCTTCGGACTGCTCGATCACGAGCGGCATCGCAAACCGGCGTTCGATGCCGTGGCCGATGCCTGCACACCGGTAGCCATCGTGGCCGATCAGCCGCCGGCCATCACCACGGCCGGGGCGCCCATCCAACTCGCCGTCCACGCCATCAGCGACCTGCGCACCACGCTCGGCAATGTCGAGGTGATCGCCACCGCAACCTGCGGCTCGTGGTCGCACCGCCAGACCTGGCACGGCGACCTCCCGGCCGACAGCTGCCAACTCATCGGCGAGCTGGCGTTCGAGGTGCCCGACCTCAACGGTCAGCTCGTGATCGACCTCTCGCTCCTCGCCGTCGACCGGGCGGCGACCAATCGCTATCACTCGGTGGTGATCCCGCCCTCCGAGGCCACCACCCGGCATTCGGTCCGGCGCTGAACTCGGGCGAGTGGCATCACCAGCGAGGGCACGTGCCGACGGCGGCCTTTGGCCGTCAAAGTATTGACGGAGGAGTTTGGGTCGTCCCCGCTGAATGCGGCTACGTTTTCTCCCGCCCGGTGACGATGCTGTCCCGGGTCCGCAACTCTCCAACGGAGGCACACGGTGGCCACGCCGACCCTCGATCCAACGTCACGACCAGGTTCGTCCAGGGGTTCGATCCCGCTTCGCAAGAAGGCCCGGGAGCTCCCCTTCCCGCTCAACATGTACCAAACGGCGGTCGGCAAGAAGTGGGTGATGGCCGCCACCGGACTCATGCTCTACGGCTTCGTGTTGTTCCACATGATCGGCAACCTGAAGATGTACCTCGGCAAGGTCGAGCACAACGGAGCGATGGAGTACGACATCGACATCTACGGCCACTTCCTCCGTGAGCTGCTCGTGCCGATCCTCCCCCACGGCTACACCCTGTGGCTGCTCCGTATCGGCCTCATCGTCGCCGGCATCCTCCACGTCATGTCGGCCTATCACCTCACCCGGATGAACATGGCGTCCAGCTCGCCGTACCAGTCCAAGCAGGACTTCATTGCCGCCAACTTCGCCTCGCGCACCATGCGAGTGAGCGGCATCGTGGTCGGCGCCTACATCCTCTTCCACCTCGCCGATCTCACCTGGGGTCTGATCCCCGGCTACGACTGGGAGTACGGCCACGTCTACGAGAACATCGTCGGTTCGCTGTCCAACCCGATCGTGGCGCTGATCTACATCGTCGCCAACATCTTGCTGGCGGCGCACCTCTACCACGGGCTCTGGAGCATGTTCCAGAGCCTCGGGCTCAGCAACCCCCGGTGGAACAACCTCCGACGCGGCATCGCCACGGGCCTTTCGCTCATCATCTTGATCGGCAACGTGAGCTTCCCGATCGCAGTCCTGTCCGGCATCGTCGACGTCAACTAGGAGCCACGATGATTCTCGATTCCAAGATCCCCGAAGGCCCCATCGAAGAGCGCTGGGACAACCACAAGTTCAACATCAAGCTGGTCAACCCGGCGAACAAGCGGAAGTTCCGCATCATCGTGGTGGGCACGGGCCTGGCCGGCGCGTCGGCCGCCGCGGCACTCGGTGAGCTCGGCTACAACGTCGATGCCTTCACGTTCCACGACTCCCCTCGCCGGGCCCACTCGATCGCCGCCCAGGGCGGCATCAACGCCGCCAAGAACTACCGCAACGACGGCGACAGCGTCTTCCGGCTGTTCTATGACACGGTCAAGGGCGGCGACTTCCGCAGCCGCGAGTCCAACGTGTACCGCCTGGCCCAGGTGTCGGTCGACATCATCGATCAGATGGCCGCCCAGGGCGTCCCGTTCGCTCGCGAGTACGGTGGCCTGCTGGCCAACCGCTCCTTCGGTGGCGCCCAGGTCTCCCGCACCTTCTACGCCCGGGGCCAGACCGGCCAGCAGCTCCTCCTCGGTGCCTATCAACAGATGATGGGCCAGGTGAAGGCAGGCAAGGTCACGCTGCACACCCGGAAGGAAATGCTCGACGTCGTCCTCAAGGACGGCGAAGCCTGCGGCATCGTGGTCCGTGACCTCGTCACCGGTGAGATCACCAGCCACTCGGCCCATGCCGTGGTGCTGGCGACCGGCGGCTACGGCAACGTGTTCTACCTCTCGACCAACGCCATGGCCTGCAACGTCACTGCGGCCTGGCGGGCCCACCGCAAGGGCGCCCTGTTCGCGAACCCCTGCTACACCCAGATTCACCCCACCTGCATCCCCTCGGCCGACGAGTTCCAGTCGAAGCTGACGCTGATGTCGGAATCGCTCCGTAACGACGGACGCATCTGGGTGCCCCGCAACCCCGACGAGAAGCGGGCCGCTCGCGACATTCCCGAGGCCGACCGCTACTACTACCTCGAAGAGAAGTACCCGGCCTTCGGCAACCTGGTGCCGCGCGACGTCGCCTCCCGCAACGCCAAGACCGTGGTCGATCAAGGGCTCGGTGTCGGCCCACAGAAGAACGGCGTCTACCTCGACTTCGCCGACGCCATCAACCGCGACGGCCGAGACGCCGTCGAGGAGCGGTACGGCAACCTCTTCGAGATGTACGAGCGGATCACGGGTGAAGACCCCTACGAGATGCCGATGCGTATCTACCCCGCCACCCACTACACGATGGGCGGACTCTGGGTCGACTACAACCTGATGACCACCGTGCCCGGCCTCTACGCCGCCGGCGAGGCCAACTTCTCCGATCATGGCGCCAACCGTCTCGGTGCCTCGGCCCTCATGCAGGGTCTCGCCGATGGCTACTTCGTGTTGCCCTACACCATTGGCGACTCCCTGGCCGGCAAGCTCGGCACCGACCCGGTCCCGACCACCGATCCGGTCTTCACCCAGGCCGAAGCCGACGTCCGCGAGCGGCTCAACCGGTTCCTGTCGATCGGCGG
This window encodes:
- a CDS encoding succinate dehydrogenase cytochrome b subunit; translation: MATPTLDPTSRPGSSRGSIPLRKKARELPFPLNMYQTAVGKKWVMAATGLMLYGFVLFHMIGNLKMYLGKVEHNGAMEYDIDIYGHFLRELLVPILPHGYTLWLLRIGLIVAGILHVMSAYHLTRMNMASSSPYQSKQDFIAANFASRTMRVSGIVVGAYILFHLADLTWGLIPGYDWEYGHVYENIVGSLSNPIVALIYIVANILLAAHLYHGLWSMFQSLGLSNPRWNNLRRGIATGLSLIILIGNVSFPIAVLSGIVDVN
- a CDS encoding sigma 54-interacting transcriptional regulator; the encoded protein is MANHPDVSTLAELLESGWVSRSVKEEIRQNTLARMAAGDDLFPGVQGYEHTVIPQLEHAILAGHDIVFLGERGQAKTRMIRSLTNLLDEWMPIVAGSEINDDPTNPVSRYAMDLIASEGDDTPIAWVHRSDRFGEKLATPDTSIADLIGEVDPIKVAEGRYLSDELTLHYGLVPRTNRGVFAINELPDLAERIQVGLLNVLEERDVQVRGYKVRLPIDVMLVASANPEDYTNRGRMITPLKDRFGAQIRTHYPLDINTEVEIALQEANLPDDGPAVFIPDFMAELIATFTHAARGSGHINQASGVSVRLTVSNLETLAAAAVRRSLRMGEAGLDSGTVVPRVSDLDALIASTAGKIEIEALDEGRDGEVIDHLMRSAIVELFKRRLSGEGIRQVADAFEGDIVASSGDDVPIGDYVDLMAKVPALAVPAAELLGDQADQLDDAGRAAANASAIELILEGMHLSKRLNKDAIGTRSAYRSRM
- a CDS encoding fumarate reductase/succinate dehydrogenase flavoprotein subunit, whose protein sequence is MILDSKIPEGPIEERWDNHKFNIKLVNPANKRKFRIIVVGTGLAGASAAAALGELGYNVDAFTFHDSPRRAHSIAAQGGINAAKNYRNDGDSVFRLFYDTVKGGDFRSRESNVYRLAQVSVDIIDQMAAQGVPFAREYGGLLANRSFGGAQVSRTFYARGQTGQQLLLGAYQQMMGQVKAGKVTLHTRKEMLDVVLKDGEACGIVVRDLVTGEITSHSAHAVVLATGGYGNVFYLSTNAMACNVTAAWRAHRKGALFANPCYTQIHPTCIPSADEFQSKLTLMSESLRNDGRIWVPRNPDEKRAARDIPEADRYYYLEEKYPAFGNLVPRDVASRNAKTVVDQGLGVGPQKNGVYLDFADAINRDGRDAVEERYGNLFEMYERITGEDPYEMPMRIYPATHYTMGGLWVDYNLMTTVPGLYAAGEANFSDHGANRLGASALMQGLADGYFVLPYTIGDSLAGKLGTDPVPTTDPVFTQAEADVRERLNRFLSIGGTKSPEHFHRELGKIVWDYIGMARNKNGLEKAISEIRALREEFWKDLRVLGTEDTINSSLEKAGRVADFFELAELMARDALDREESCGGHFREESQTEEGEAQRRDDEFSHVSAWEWHDPDTPQTKHREELTFDYVKPSQRSYK